TATTGCTTTCACTGAGAGCTGCGTCTGATTGTTGCATAATGTATAGTGCTTCAGAGAGAGACAAAACATCCATTGCATCAGAGAAAGAATTATTCTTCTtgtcatcatcttcttcattgtcGCCATCGcaaccatcatcttcatcaaatgcaaGAACATCGGTATATACTTCAGCTTTGGCTGCTTCTTCAGGTGGATGCCAAAGGCAAGGAGGTGGTCTTAGCCGCGGGGTGTCTATGTCTCCATAGATGCTATCGCTCCTCTCAATGATTTTTGGTTTCCCTGGGGCATGTTCCCATGAAAATGGAACACTTGTATTTGCTACTATGCTGTCAGGTGAGCTTGAGGAGCATGATGATGCACCTGCAACACCTGAAAAACCAAAACGCTTTGTTGACAAAAGAGATGCGTTAAAGTTCAACTTTCTAGGTCGTTTGGAATCCATATGGCTTCCAGATTTTTTTTCTCCGTCCTCTGTGTAGGGGATATTCTGTGACCGGAAAGACTATCAGAAATATCTAATTAATTGGAAAAGGTTcattaaatcattaaaatcTTGATTAGAGAGAATATGGGATGGAGTTAGTTGAGTGGAATAAAAATACAGTTGAAAACATAGATATCTCGTGAAAATCACTAAATCAAGTCCTGCTTTAAAATGGTCACGGGTGAGTTGATAATCTCCTTCCATGTGGGAGGAAAACGGGAAGCCagatatttaaagttaaataattcgAAAAGGAGGGGATGCTATATATGCAACGCTAAAGGatgaaagagaataaaaaccTGTCGTATGTACAGAAGCAGCTGAACTGACATAACTGTGTTTAAACTCTTCAATAAACGTATCACAAAGTAgacatgtttgagtaaatttaaataatcaacaGAGAAGTCATTTAAAGCATGTAGGGGTGggggtaaaaagaaaaatatagacGAATTGAATAGACGAAAACTTTCATAGCTGGTATTGATATGGTTCTCCAAAGAGAACTCTGTCACAATACACAGTTTGCAAGGCAATTGTGTTATACAACAGAGAGGACTGAAAAAACAACACAATGTGAATTGGCGATTGCTCGGCCAAAAAATTTGTGGTAAATATCTAAACCTTCGATTGGAATACCGTTCAGAAATTTGCATAAAGAATAACATGTGTATCTCTTGCTTCAAAGTAATTTTGGAAGCTCCACGCCGGTAATCCAAACAGGTTGACATCTGTTGCATAACAAACTGACTTTCATGTACAAGTTTGTCTAAAACTGTGGTAACTTATAACCATCCCTGCCGGTGTTGTATACTGGAAACAGCAGTGGCATCTGCATCCATAGCTGGCAAAACCATAATTCATTACATATATTTACAAGCTATCTTCCTCACTTCCCGTTCAGTTTCAATCCAAAAGGATCTGTCTAACTTACCCTTTCAATTTTGTAATTCAGCATCCACAAGGTTAGCCTAAAAGATAAGTAGATCAGACTGTTTCAGGAGACAAAATCCAACAGATAAATAGCACTGATGATAACTGGGTCGTGAGGTGTAAAAAAGTATAGGTTGGCAAGAATAGGCCTGTCACCATAAGGAACACTCCAAGAACACCTGATCATTGGTTTTTGACTTTCTCACTTTTGTTCATTAATTCGCTCCCGTGCTTTATTACAAAGCTCTAACGTCTCAGCATGGGTAGGATCAAGACAAAGGGCGGCTTCACAATCTCGGACGGTAGAAATATAATCACCCATTGAATCATGAAATGCTGCTCGAAGATGTAACAGTTGCAAATCTGGCTTAAAACCAATGGCCCTTGAAAGTTCCGCTATTGCTTCATCTTCCTTGTGATCATCCATTAAAACTGAGAGAAAGAGACCGCATGTCAGAACTTGACAAGTTATGTGCACACTGAGGAGTGTAAGACAATTCACAAACAGGTTTCAAGGATTCAAGACAGAAACATGATTGCATTATTCTGTCTCATCTTAATagcaaacaaaataatatacatgaattaaggccaaaataaaaaacaacaaaaaaaacgTACATAAATAAAAGGAGCCTCTAAGGATTTAGGCTATCAGAGAAGAATAGGCTAAATTTCAATGGTTGCTGGTGTCAAGATAAAATAGCTAAAAATGAGCAAGACAACTTCCagaaaagtgaaatttgatAGGCATGTTATCAACACAGTCGTACAAATATATAAACTACTATACTAGAGTACTCCTCCAAGACTTAAGGCAATGCCTAAAGCTCCTTTTATACTCAATAAGAGTGCAAGATACATGTATTATTTCCCATAACACACATAAATAAAAGGAGCCTCTAATTATTTAGGCTATCAGACAAGAATAAGCTCAATTTCAATGGTTGCTGGTGTCAAGATAACATAGCCAAAAATGAGCAAGACACCTTCCAGAAAACTGAAATTTGATAGGCATGTTATCAACACAATCGTACAAATATATAAACTACTATAGTAGAGTACTTCTCCAAGACTTAAGGCAATGCCTAAAGCTCATTTTAACTCAATAGGAGTGCAAGATACAAGTATTATTTCCCATAACGTACATAAATAAAAGGAGCCTCTAATTATTTATACTATCAGACAAGAATAAGCTTAATTTCAATGGTTGCTGGTGTCAAGATAAAATAGCCAAAAATGAGTAAGACACCTTCAAGAAAAGTGAAATGTGACAGGCATGTTATCAACACAgtcatacaaatatataaactaCTATAGTAGAGTACTCCTCCAAGACTTAAGGCAATGCCTAAAGCtcattttatattcaataaGAGTGCAACATACATGTATTATTTCCCATAACCTTTCACCATGATGCGAGGTTTTAATGAACTACAATTAATGCAAGTTTAAGTTTAGATAAGGAGCATGGATGGAAGCTAGCATGGATGCAGTATTTAATTTAGATTGGAGGTAACCTAACCACAAATGCTGTTAACTTTAAAAAGTGAAGGTAGGGTacacaaacaaataaatgaagACAGCTGAAGGATAGAAAATCATTTCGTTCAAGTAGTTATTAATTGAATTTGGATGTCATGTTACCCAGCTGatgtatattttctatttatggAGGGAAGAGTACATTACAAGGAAAAGTTAAATCCTATAACACTCAACCCCTTAGGTTAGGTACACTCAAAACCTAGCTTCATGGAAACTGTACAAcacaataataatcataattttaagACTCCCTCTCATGctaaaaagcatataaattgtatgcaccaagcttggaatatATAAACTGAATTCTAAGCCCTCTTAGTGAGAATATATGCAAGCTGGTTGTTAGAGCTGATAAATCCACTAAAGAGTTCCTTGGACAGCAGCTTCTCcctaataaaatatcaattgatCTCTATGTGTTTGGTGCTTTCATGATACACAGGAACAAAAGCAATATGAAGAGTTGTTAGAGCTGTATACAAGCTGATAAATCCACTAAAGAGTTCCTTGGACAGCAGCTTCTCcctaattaaataacaattgaTCTCTATGTGTTTGGTCCTTTCATGATAAACAGGATTGGAAGTAATATGAAAGGGTTGTTTGATTATCACAATTCAACTTCATTTGTTCAACTTCACAAAATTTCCCTCTTGAGGGAGTTTTATCCACacaaaaaatagagaaaaatataattagttgTATGAAGATTACCTGCTGCCCTATATCTGTAAGGGTAAGTCCTTAGGGGATCCAACTGTGTTGCCAAAATAAGATCACTCTTTGCCATGTCACGATCACAATATTCTGAACGTTTCTCATACGCAGATGCATTATTCCTGGCCTTTGCTATCAGTTTTGTCATCTCATCATATGCAGTTTTGTGCTGTTCTTTAAGATGATATACACGTGCTAACCCTTGATGTGCTCGTGTATGCTTGATGTTAAGTGCATGCTTGTAGCAGTCAGCAGCAAGGTCCAATTTGCCACAATCTACATATACGCTTCCTAAATTATTCAGCGCCTACAATGTACAAGAATCACGTTTGTAAATTTATTGTTTCAGCACTGAAATCCAGTTAACATGTTTAATTTAATCTGAAAATAGGTATAATACTCACTTGTCCTTTGCGAAGACCATCTGAGGGGCATCTAAGAGCTTCCTCCAAGAGATTGATCACATATTTCGATGACTCTGAATCAAGACTGGAGTCAGCTAGGGCATAAGCTTTGAGAAAGAAAGCTTCAAATGACCTTTGAATAGAAATGGACTCCTCAGCTTTTGCCAACGCTTCTTCACGATAACCAGTGTCATACAATATCCATCCTTCATAGACAAGTCTTTCATGTGCTGAACATGAATGATTTCTTGCTAGACGCAAACTGTGCATGGCTGCCTTCTGAGAATTTAACCTGCAAGATTAGAAGCATCGATGCTAAAGTGAACAGGGTCGTGCTGAGgcagtaaaaataatgaagaactGAAACACTAATCAAATAACCTATGTGATTAACATGCAAAAATTAGAAAGAGGTTAATGCATTGCATGCTTATTTGCTGTAGatactgaaaagtaaaaaacTAGTGAAAAACTAAACACTTGAATCACCTGACCCTTGAAAAAGTGATAGAGATATCAGCTTTCATCTATCCTACTGGTGGTAGAAAGTGCAGTAGGATACAATAATACAACAAAAAAGAACATGGCGTGTATCAAAAACCTACAACCGTTTAAAAAAGGCAAGGAAACATCTCAATTTTAAAACTCA
This sequence is a window from Vigna angularis cultivar LongXiaoDou No.4 chromosome 2, ASM1680809v1, whole genome shotgun sequence. Protein-coding genes within it:
- the LOC108329004 gene encoding uncharacterized protein LOC108329004, with the translated sequence MDSKRPRKLNFNASLLSTKRFGFSGVAGASSCSSSSPDSIVANTSVPFSWEHAPGKPKIIERSDSIYGDIDTPRLRPPPCLWHPPEEAAKAEVYTDVLAFDEDDGCDGDNEEDDDKKNNSFSDAMDVLSLSEALYIMQQSDAALSESNNGLRLKLSESDGCESPTYMINRFLPDANALAASSEAHISYDSKVSDTCCSHEGYLKGSTKHSYASSPKGCGLEFIFSWLMKNNKLCAIKSPVLPSSTNVQKRRHSSKHKKHRLSIHSTCANVKEHT